The Halichondria panicea chromosome 14, odHalPani1.1, whole genome shotgun sequence genome contains a region encoding:
- the LOC135347867 gene encoding rho-related protein racA-like isoform X3, giving the protein MSHMQLKVVIVGDGAVGKTCFLIQWMTNSFPSEYIPTLFESYYSLIMVDGKPVTVVPFDTVGGEDYDRLRPLSYPQTDILLVAFSIKYPISFANIKEKWIPEVRHFCPNTPVLLLGLKCDLRGQEVNGDYTEVPREDALQLAKDLGAVGYYETSALTGAGVNEAMDFCVRAGLTRAGRKQRSQSSDQSFSTNVSGPSPPPQLPDHKKAPAIKVQISTFSSDRAKTINNPSHSDMVLRLEGKTYHAHRYVLASASDLFRQLLGVTQEVKVDSLCDGWDKARLKKVTMETVNLGQLEGMLHIEDRPDSDGKQVTEMTFDPSMVTELALSRALTFLYTGVVELDKESEGFDETIKISQLLNLPELELMCENVRKGEEFLNQKIITWLNDRNISVTKQLFLNKGLFSDVCFLVEGVVVPAHRLVLTTRCEVMSAMLSGAFQESAANEISIPDIPLDTFVSFLEYLYTDHAPIEEGDSMGILELANRYVMSRLMSLCELYISKHVERATKDSIAKANVDIIEILLSSQLHNASQLSTWCLHFISSNYADFEENEQFLQLDQDNLSYVEEHRWPPYEAAMNEYKAKYLDTEGEESDDPPRTSDNGAAVKNHKRRGLS; this is encoded by the exons ATGTCACACATGCAACTGAAGGTGGTCATAGTTGGAGATGGTGCAGTGGGTAAAACATGTTTTCTTATACAATGGATGACCAATTCATTCCCCAGTGAATACATCCCCACTTTGTTTGAAAGCTATTATTCTCTAATTATGGTCGACGGAAAACCAGTCACAGTGGTGCCATTTGATACAG TTGGTGGAGAAGACTATGATAGGCTCCGCCCACTTTCCTATCCCCAGACGGACATTTTACTTGTTGCATTTTCCATAAAATATCCAATTTCATTTGCAAACATCAAAGAGAAGTGGATACCTGAAGTTCGTCACTTTTGTCCGAACACACCTGTGCTGCTACTGGGGCTCAAGTGTGACCTCAGAGGTCAAGAGGTCAATGGTGACTACACTGAGGTCCCCCGCGAAGATGCTCTGCAACTGGCAAAAGATCTTG GAGCGGTGGGTTACTATGAGACAAGTGCCCTAACAGGAGCTGGTGTGAATGAGGCAATGGACTTTTGTGTGAGGGCAGGGCTAACAAGGGCAGGCAGAAAACA GCGCTCCCAATCATCCGACCAATCATTTTCAACAAATGTCAGCGGACCCTCCCCGCCCCCTCAACTACCAGACCATAAAAAAGCACCCGCAATAAAAGTCCAAATTTCAACGTTTTCCTCTGATCGGGCAAAAACGATAAACAACCCATCTCATTCGGACATGGTCTTGAGACTGGAGGGCAAGACGTATCATGCCCATCGCTATGTGCTAGCATCTGCTTCAGATTTGTTTAGACAGCTGCTCGGAGTGACTCAGGAAGTTAAG GTTGATAGTCTATGTGATGGGTGGGACAAGGCACGACTAAAGAAGGTTACCATGGAGACGGTAAACTTGGGGCAGCTGGAGGGAATGCTCCACATTGAAGACAG ACCTGACTCGGACGGTAAACAGGTGACAgagatgacctttgacccctccATGGTGACAGAGCTGGCGCTATCTCGTGCCCTAACGTTCCTCTACACTGGAGTGGTGGAACTAGACAAAGAGAGCGAAGGTTTCGACGAAACAATCAAGATTTCTCAGCTGCTGAATTTACCCGAGTTGGAGCTCATGTGTGAGAATGTTCGTAAAGGGGAGGAGTTTCTGAATCAGAAAATTATAACGTGGTTGAATGATCGAAATATCAGTGTCACTAAGCAACTATTTCTCAACAAG ggattgTTCTCTGACGTGTGTTTCctggtggagggtgtggttgTCCCTGCCCATCGACTAGTACTGACCACACGATGTGAGGTCATGTCGGCCATGTTGTCTGGAGCCTTCCAAGAGAGTGCAGCTAACGAG ATATCCATCCCTGATATTCCATTGGACACGTTTGTGAGTTTCCTAGAGTACCTGTACACTGACCACGCCCCCATTGAGGAGGGGGACTCTATGGGAATATTGGAGCTGGCCAACAG ATACGTGATGAGTCGGCTCATGTCACTCTGTGAACTGTATATCTCCAAGCATGTGGAGAGGGCCACAAAAGATTCCATTGCAAAGGCAAACGTCGACATTATAG aaatccTGCTCTCCTCACAGCTGCACAATGCGTCTCAGCTCAGCACTTGGTGTCTCCACTTCATATCAAGCAATTACGCTGATTTTGAGGAAAATGAACAATTCCTGCAATTGGACCAAGACAACCTCTCTTATGTGGAGGAGCATCGATGGCCACCTTACGAGGCCGCTATGAACGAGTATAAGGCCAAGTACCTCGATACTGAGGGGGAGGAGTCAG ATGATCCCCCCAGGACATCGGACAATGGAGCAGCTGTCAAGAACCACAAGAGACGAGGACTCTCCTGA